Proteins found in one Gammaproteobacteria bacterium genomic segment:
- the urtC gene encoding urea ABC transporter permease subunit UrtC, translating into MTGNLYHNRKAQWAVYIAIFAALALLPFFADNPFTLNQFARYIILALTAVSVSLVWGYGGILSLGQGIAFGMGAYGMAATMQMQFQDPESDPIPTFMLTNELETLPTIWEPFWSTPIGLALAVGIPTLLFLFFGYMMFQARVAGVFVAIMTLAMLAAWYAVVYDMQPFTAGFNGISPPNYFEIFGTSIDPYSTTAYWICVGFLVVITLASKFILHTKFGLIVQSMRDDPERARFLGYSVAYYQTVLFTISGFIAACAGILWVMITQYVSPTSMEIVLSISMVIWAAVGGRTSLLGAIIGAFLINLGQSYAGDEFQTYWTIILGIVFLIVVLFLPKGLTGLFELIIGKFSRATNGTGTT; encoded by the coding sequence ATGACTGGAAATTTGTATCACAATCGCAAGGCACAGTGGGCAGTTTATATTGCAATATTTGCTGCACTGGCTTTGCTTCCTTTTTTCGCCGATAACCCTTTTACATTAAATCAATTTGCTAGATATATCATTCTGGCGCTCACTGCAGTATCTGTCTCCTTAGTGTGGGGTTACGGAGGAATACTAAGCTTAGGTCAAGGCATTGCATTTGGAATGGGTGCCTATGGAATGGCAGCAACAATGCAAATGCAGTTTCAGGATCCCGAGAGTGATCCAATACCGACATTTATGCTAACCAACGAATTAGAAACATTACCAACAATTTGGGAACCGTTCTGGTCAACACCGATTGGTTTAGCACTAGCTGTAGGAATACCCACATTATTATTTTTATTTTTCGGATACATGATGTTTCAAGCTCGTGTTGCAGGTGTCTTTGTAGCAATAATGACATTAGCTATGCTTGCCGCCTGGTACGCTGTTGTATACGACATGCAGCCTTTTACCGCTGGTTTCAATGGAATTTCACCGCCCAATTACTTTGAAATTTTCGGAACTTCAATAGACCCATACAGTACTACGGCGTATTGGATCTGTGTGGGATTTTTAGTTGTGATTACACTGGCATCTAAATTTATTCTGCATACAAAATTTGGCCTAATCGTACAGTCGATGAGAGATGATCCAGAGCGCGCACGTTTTCTAGGTTATAGCGTTGCCTATTACCAAACAGTGCTATTTACTATTTCTGGGTTTATTGCAGCATGTGCAGGAATACTCTGGGTAATGATTACTCAATACGTGTCTCCTACTTCTATGGAAATTGTTTTAAGTATTTCAATGGTAATTTGGGCTGCTGTAGGTGGTCGCACTTCACTCCTCGGTGCAATAATTGGCGCATTCTTAATTAACCTTGGACAAAGTTATGCTGGCGATGAATTTCAGACTTATTGGACAATCATACTTGGAATTGTCTTCCTGATTGTTGTTTTATTCTTACCCAAAGGCCTGACTGGGCTGTTTGAATTAATAATTGGGAAATTTTCTCGTGCAACTAATGGAACAGGAACAACATAA
- the urtD gene encoding urea ABC transporter ATP-binding protein UrtD → MPILELKEVTKAYNDFKVIDGFNFSVDQGELRCLIGPNGAGKTTSIDLITGRQKLSSGEVYFDGKRITKLMEREICIHGIGRKFQVPAVFKDLTVRENFEVALTDKRGPFQNMNPFQKNRGRKHFNDIIELADLGDRLDIPAGFLSHGETQWLEIGMVLMQKPRLLLMDEPTAGMTEQETEKTSKIFKELKGEHTLVVVEHDMKFVRSIADRISVMHQGKMLAEGTVTEIEQHEKVKEVYLGTEGIH, encoded by the coding sequence ATGCCTATACTAGAATTAAAGGAAGTTACTAAAGCTTATAATGACTTTAAAGTTATTGATGGATTTAACTTCAGTGTAGACCAAGGTGAATTGCGTTGTTTAATTGGCCCAAATGGCGCCGGCAAAACAACTTCGATTGACTTAATCACAGGCCGGCAAAAACTTTCCTCAGGTGAAGTTTACTTTGATGGAAAAAGAATCACAAAATTGATGGAAAGAGAAATATGTATTCATGGCATAGGAAGAAAATTTCAGGTGCCTGCAGTATTTAAAGATTTAACTGTGCGTGAAAATTTTGAAGTCGCTCTAACTGATAAACGTGGACCATTTCAGAACATGAATCCATTCCAAAAAAATCGGGGAAGGAAACATTTTAACGATATCATTGAATTAGCTGATTTAGGTGACCGCCTTGATATTCCAGCAGGTTTTCTTTCTCACGGAGAAACACAGTGGTTGGAAATTGGTATGGTGCTAATGCAAAAGCCTCGTTTACTTCTTATGGATGAGCCTACTGCGGGTATGACTGAACAAGAAACTGAAAAAACCTCAAAAATATTCAAAGAATTAAAGGGCGAACACACTTTAGTTGTCGTTGAACATGACATGAAATTTGTTCGAAGCATTGCAGATAGAATCTCGGTAATGCACCAAGGAAAAATGCTCGCGGAAGGCACAGTGACTGAAATCGAGCAACACGAGAAAGTCAAAGAAGTTTATCTTGGAACAGAAGGCATACACTAA